One Mycobacterium kubicae genomic window carries:
- the selD gene encoding selenide, water dikinase SelD, with protein sequence MTYRLTQYAHGGGCACKIPPGELEDVVRGLTGAIPQNPAGELLVGLETGDDAAVVRIEGGIALIATTDFFTPVVDDPYDWGRIAAANALSDVYAMGGRPVVAVNVLGWPRDVLPFELAAETLRGGAQVCAAAGCFLAGGHSVDDPEPKYGLAVTGIADPDRLLRNDAGKPGTPLSLTKPLGIGVLNTRHKATGERFDEAIAVMTTLNAEAARAALAAGAECATDVTGFGLLGHLHKLARASGVTAVIDATAVPFVAGAREAVAAGYVSGGTRRNLEWVAAHVDLSGVDEETSLLLADAQTSGGLLIAGEIPGAPVIGELVARQEHSIVVRSG encoded by the coding sequence GTGACCTACCGACTGACGCAGTACGCCCACGGCGGTGGGTGCGCCTGCAAGATCCCGCCCGGCGAACTCGAAGACGTGGTCCGCGGGCTGACCGGCGCCATACCGCAGAATCCGGCCGGTGAACTCCTGGTCGGCCTGGAAACCGGCGACGACGCGGCCGTCGTGCGCATCGAGGGCGGCATCGCGCTGATCGCGACGACGGATTTCTTCACCCCCGTCGTGGACGACCCCTACGACTGGGGCCGCATTGCGGCCGCCAACGCGCTGTCCGACGTGTACGCGATGGGCGGGCGCCCGGTGGTGGCGGTCAACGTGCTGGGCTGGCCGCGCGATGTGCTGCCTTTCGAGTTGGCCGCCGAGACGTTGCGCGGCGGGGCGCAGGTGTGCGCCGCGGCGGGGTGCTTTCTGGCCGGCGGCCACAGCGTCGATGACCCAGAGCCCAAGTACGGGCTGGCGGTGACCGGAATAGCCGACCCGGACCGGTTGCTGCGCAACGACGCCGGCAAGCCCGGCACTCCGTTGTCGTTGACCAAGCCGCTGGGAATCGGCGTGCTCAACACCCGTCACAAGGCCACCGGCGAACGCTTCGACGAGGCCATCGCCGTCATGACCACCCTCAACGCCGAGGCCGCCCGCGCGGCGCTGGCGGCGGGCGCCGAGTGCGCGACCGACGTCACCGGCTTCGGCCTGCTGGGACACCTGCACAAGTTGGCCCGCGCCAGCGGTGTCACGGCGGTGATCGACGCGACCGCCGTGCCGTTCGTGGCCGGCGCGCGGGAGGCTGTGGCGGCGGGTTACGTCAGCGGCGGCACGCGGCGCAACCTGGAGTGGGTCGCCGCGCACGTGGACCTCTCGGGCGTGGACGAGGAGACCTCGCTGCTGTTGGCCGACGCGCAGACCTCCGGCGGGCTGCTGATCGCGGGTGAGATTCCCGGTGCGCCTGTTATCGGGGAACTTGTGGCGCGCCAGGAGCATTCGATTGTGGTGCGGTCTGGGTGA
- the selA gene encoding L-seryl-tRNA(Sec) selenium transferase, with translation MTDPRRRVPGTDALLADPRLAEAQRVLGRALVKSVIATAQQRARAGEIEPEQVADHAVAAMPATASSLRPVINATGVIVHTNLGRAPLSAAALAAVVTAGRATDVEFDLVTGQRARRGRGTLAALARAVPAAGGVHMVNNNAAALLLTALTLAPGKEIVLSRGELVEIGDGFRIPELLASTGARLREVGTTNRTNLRDYTDAIGPDTGFVLKVHPSNFHVTGFTSAVDVAELAGLGVPLVVDIGSGLLAPHPLLPDEPDATSVLRAGADLVTASGDKLLGGPQAGLLLGDAELVERLRRHPAARALRVDKLTLAALEATLTGPPPPVTQALGADVTALRARAEHVAAQLADATAVDSVAAVGGGGAPQVRLPSAAVSLPESYAARLRTGDPPVVGRIEAGRCLLDLRTVAPDEDELLVAAVRACSS, from the coding sequence ATGACCGATCCGCGCCGACGCGTGCCCGGCACCGACGCGCTGCTGGCCGATCCGCGCCTCGCCGAGGCCCAGCGGGTGCTGGGCCGGGCACTGGTCAAGTCGGTGATCGCGACCGCCCAGCAGCGGGCCCGCGCCGGTGAAATCGAACCCGAGCAGGTGGCCGACCACGCGGTGGCTGCCATGCCGGCCACCGCGTCCAGCCTGCGGCCGGTGATCAACGCGACCGGCGTAATCGTGCACACCAACCTGGGCCGCGCGCCGCTGTCTGCGGCGGCACTGGCCGCCGTGGTCACCGCGGGCCGGGCGACCGATGTCGAGTTCGACCTGGTCACCGGGCAGCGCGCCCGCCGCGGGCGCGGCACCTTGGCGGCGCTGGCCCGGGCGGTGCCCGCGGCGGGCGGCGTCCACATGGTGAACAACAACGCCGCCGCGTTGCTGCTGACCGCCCTGACCCTGGCGCCGGGCAAAGAGATCGTGCTCAGCCGCGGCGAACTGGTGGAGATCGGCGACGGGTTCCGCATCCCCGAGCTGTTGGCGTCCACCGGCGCGCGGCTACGCGAGGTCGGCACCACCAACCGCACCAACCTGCGCGACTACACCGACGCCATCGGACCGGACACCGGTTTCGTGCTCAAGGTGCATCCGTCGAACTTCCACGTCACCGGGTTCACCTCAGCGGTCGACGTCGCCGAGCTGGCGGGCCTGGGGGTTCCGCTGGTGGTCGACATCGGCTCCGGGCTGCTGGCCCCGCACCCGCTGCTACCCGACGAGCCGGATGCCACTTCGGTGTTGCGCGCCGGCGCCGACCTGGTCACCGCCAGCGGGGACAAACTGCTCGGCGGGCCGCAGGCCGGTCTGCTGCTCGGCGATGCCGAGCTGGTCGAGCGGCTACGCCGCCATCCCGCGGCGCGCGCGCTGCGTGTGGACAAGCTCACCCTGGCGGCGCTGGAAGCCACCTTGACCGGGCCGCCGCCGCCGGTGACCCAGGCGCTGGGCGCCGACGTCACCGCGCTGCGGGCCCGCGCCGAACACGTGGCCGCCCAGCTCGCCGACGCGACCGCGGTCGACTCCGTCGCGGCGGTCGGCGGCGGCGGCGCGCCGCAGGTGCGGCTCCCCAGCGCCGCGGTCAGCCTGCCCGAGTCGTACGCCGCGCGGCTGCGCACCGGCGACCCACCGGTGGTGGGCCGCATCGAGGCCGGGCGCTGCCTGCTGGACCTGCGCACGGTCGCCCCCGACGAGGACGAGTTGCTAGTGGCCGCGGTACGCGCATGTTCGTCATAG
- a CDS encoding cupin domain-containing protein: MATATHVDLDPTIPAPMTNVAEFGFEGRFEDWADDARLFEYSKAANPIGSGHTPAVPIVQFGPDVYADQPTGVVPLDLSDRLGVTGGEATSPGLLANFVRIRAGEQIDTAVNATSQLYYVLYGHGVATVNGRRVRWEKGDFLTLPAGSPAVFAAAAETAMYWVHDEPLLRYLGVDATRPRFRPTKFRRADAVAKLQEIAERPGANDKSRVSVLLANAEQEQTLTITHVLWAMFGVLPANQVQRAHRHQSVALDLILDAPPSGCYTLLGTRLDERGNIVDPIRVDWQAGGAFITPPGMWHAHYNETDTPAHLIPVQDAGLQTYLRSLDIKFTARRD; encoded by the coding sequence ATGGCTACCGCGACGCACGTTGACCTGGACCCGACCATCCCCGCGCCGATGACCAATGTCGCCGAGTTCGGTTTCGAAGGCCGGTTCGAGGATTGGGCCGACGACGCGCGGCTGTTCGAGTACTCCAAGGCCGCCAACCCCATCGGTTCGGGGCACACGCCGGCGGTGCCGATCGTCCAGTTCGGCCCCGACGTCTACGCCGACCAGCCGACCGGCGTCGTCCCCTTGGACCTGTCCGACAGGCTCGGCGTCACCGGCGGCGAGGCGACCAGCCCCGGCCTGCTGGCCAACTTCGTCCGGATCCGCGCCGGCGAGCAGATCGACACCGCGGTCAACGCCACCTCGCAGCTGTACTACGTGCTGTACGGGCACGGCGTGGCCACCGTCAACGGCCGACGGGTCAGGTGGGAGAAGGGCGACTTCTTGACCCTGCCCGCGGGTTCCCCCGCCGTCTTCGCGGCGGCCGCCGAGACCGCCATGTACTGGGTGCACGACGAGCCGCTGCTGCGCTACCTCGGTGTCGACGCGACCCGGCCCCGGTTCCGGCCCACCAAGTTCCGCCGCGCCGACGCGGTGGCCAAGCTGCAGGAAATCGCCGAGCGGCCCGGCGCCAACGACAAGAGCCGGGTTAGCGTGCTGCTGGCCAACGCCGAGCAGGAGCAGACGCTCACGATCACCCACGTGCTCTGGGCGATGTTCGGGGTGTTGCCCGCCAACCAGGTGCAGCGCGCGCACCGGCACCAGTCGGTGGCCCTCGACCTCATCCTGGACGCGCCACCGTCAGGCTGTTACACCCTGCTGGGCACCCGCCTCGATGAGCGGGGCAACATCGTGGACCCGATTCGGGTGGACTGGCAGGCCGGCGGCGCCTTCATCACTCCACCGGGCATGTGGCACGCCCACTACAACGAGACCGACACGCCCGCCCACCTGATCCCTGTCCAGGACGCCGGCCTGCAGACCTACTTGCGCAGTCTGGACATCAAGTTCACCGCGCGCCGCGACTAG
- a CDS encoding hemerythrin domain-containing protein, with product MADIQTGNIVDDIVADHREFESVFTELESGGDPRTQPELVEHVIAGIVRHAVAEEQYVYPAARELLPDGDEIVGHELKEHSKAEEVMKAIEQAGADDPRYDELVRQLIGDIRHHIEEEESDLLPNLRDACRPEQLRELSEQFHRAKKIAPTRPHPLAPDHPPANRILGPGAGLVDRLRDALSGRNS from the coding sequence ATGGCTGACATTCAAACCGGCAACATCGTCGACGACATCGTCGCCGACCACCGAGAATTCGAGAGCGTCTTCACCGAGCTCGAGTCCGGTGGAGACCCCCGCACCCAACCGGAACTGGTCGAGCACGTCATCGCCGGGATCGTGCGGCATGCGGTCGCCGAAGAGCAATACGTCTATCCGGCCGCCCGCGAACTATTGCCCGACGGCGACGAGATCGTCGGTCACGAGCTCAAGGAGCACTCCAAGGCCGAAGAAGTGATGAAGGCCATCGAGCAGGCCGGCGCCGATGACCCGCGCTACGACGAGTTGGTTCGCCAGCTCATCGGCGACATCCGCCACCACATCGAGGAAGAGGAAAGCGACCTGCTTCCCAACCTCCGCGACGCTTGCCGACCCGAGCAGTTGCGCGAGCTCAGTGAGCAGTTCCACCGCGCCAAGAAGATTGCCCCCACCCGCCCGCACCCGTTGGCGCCCGATCACCCGCCGGCAAACCGGATCCTGGGACCGGGCGCCGGACTGGTCGACCGGCTCCGCGACGCGCTCAGCGGACGCAACAGCTGA
- a CDS encoding cytochrome ubiquinol oxidase subunit I has protein sequence MFGSTVITLAGESPALFPARQQMAVSLGFHIILACFGVAFPTMIYVMHRRGVVRDDPTALRLAKRWSKVSAVVFAIGAVSGTVLSFEMGLLWPGLMGRFGDVLGLPFALEGLSFFTEAIFLGLYLYGWGRMQPRWHLKMLIPMAMSGIVGSFCVVAVNSWMNYPTGFTVRDGTVTDVRPWAAMFNPLAWLQFLHMWLGAFLLVGLVVSGVYAAGLLRGRTDAHHRLGFLVPFAFASVAALIQPFVGHVLGLQVGNKQTSKLAAFELALHDEPGPAPLRLGGFLVGDDVRWSVPVPRVGSVIARGTFNGTVPGLDSVPRSDWPPVNITHWSFQVMVGIGLLLALAAVVFWLARRRGRDLLNNRWFLRFCVIAGPLAIFALEMGWVATEVGRQPWTVWQVLRTTDAATTNTEVWWSYIGVLVIYLTMSVAAFVVLRSMARRWRAGEEELPSPYGPAVLAETQADR, from the coding sequence GTGTTCGGCTCAACGGTCATAACCCTGGCGGGCGAGTCGCCGGCGCTGTTTCCGGCGCGCCAGCAGATGGCGGTGTCCCTCGGCTTCCACATCATCCTGGCCTGCTTCGGTGTCGCCTTCCCGACGATGATCTATGTGATGCATCGGCGCGGTGTCGTCCGCGACGACCCGACCGCGCTGCGGCTGGCCAAGCGCTGGTCGAAGGTCTCCGCGGTGGTGTTCGCCATCGGCGCGGTCTCCGGCACCGTGTTGAGCTTCGAGATGGGCCTGCTGTGGCCGGGGTTGATGGGCCGCTTCGGCGACGTGCTGGGCCTGCCGTTCGCGCTGGAAGGTCTGTCGTTCTTCACCGAGGCCATCTTCCTGGGGCTCTACCTGTACGGCTGGGGCCGCATGCAACCGCGATGGCACCTGAAAATGCTGATCCCGATGGCCATGTCGGGGATCGTCGGATCCTTCTGTGTGGTCGCGGTCAACTCCTGGATGAACTACCCGACCGGCTTCACCGTGCGCGACGGCACCGTCACCGACGTGCGCCCGTGGGCCGCCATGTTCAACCCGTTGGCCTGGTTGCAGTTCCTGCACATGTGGCTGGGCGCGTTCTTGCTCGTCGGACTGGTCGTTTCCGGCGTCTACGCCGCGGGCCTGCTACGCGGACGCACCGACGCCCACCACCGCCTCGGGTTCCTGGTCCCGTTCGCGTTCGCGTCCGTCGCGGCACTCATCCAGCCCTTCGTCGGTCACGTGCTCGGCTTGCAGGTGGGCAACAAGCAGACGTCCAAACTGGCGGCGTTCGAACTCGCGCTGCACGACGAACCCGGCCCGGCTCCCCTGCGCCTTGGCGGGTTCCTGGTCGGCGACGACGTGCGGTGGTCGGTGCCCGTCCCCCGCGTCGGCTCGGTGATCGCCCGCGGCACCTTCAACGGAACCGTTCCGGGCCTGGACAGCGTCCCGCGTTCGGACTGGCCGCCGGTCAACATCACCCACTGGTCGTTTCAGGTGATGGTCGGTATCGGCCTGCTGCTGGCGTTGGCGGCCGTGGTGTTCTGGCTGGCGCGCCGGCGCGGACGCGACCTGCTGAACAACCGCTGGTTCCTGCGATTCTGCGTGATCGCCGGGCCGCTGGCCATCTTCGCCCTGGAAATGGGCTGGGTGGCAACCGAAGTCGGTCGCCAGCCGTGGACGGTGTGGCAGGTACTGCGCACCACCGACGCGGCGACCACCAACACCGAAGTGTGGTGGAGCTATATCGGCGTGCTGGTCATCTACCTGACGATGTCGGTGGCGGCGTTCGTGGTGTTGCGCTCCATGGCCCGGCGCTGGCGCGCCGGCGAGGAGGAGCTGCCCAGCCCCTACGGGCCGGCAGTGCTGGCCGAGACCCAGGCGGACCGATGA
- a CDS encoding quinone-dependent dihydroorotate dehydrogenase, giving the protein MYGLLRRLLFMLPAERVHTLVFGLLRAVTAAAPARRLLHRRLSPTDPALASTVFGVRFPAPLGLAAGFDKDGMGLHTWAALGFGYAEIGTVTAHAQPGNPSPRLFRLADDRALLNRMGFNNDGAGALAIRLAQHTPEVPIGVNIGKSKATSATEAVADYRYSARLLSPLAAYVVVNVSSPNTPGLRDLQAVAALRPILAAVLTEAARTSTPVLVKIAPDLSNSDIDDIADLAVELGLAGIVATNTTVSRQGLRTPGAEELGAGGVSGPPVAPRALEVLRRLYDRVGDRLVLISVGGIGTADDAWERITAGASLLQGYTGFIYGGGRWAKEIHDGIARRLRAGGFASLADAVGSAALR; this is encoded by the coding sequence ATGTACGGCCTGCTGCGCCGCCTGCTGTTCATGCTGCCCGCCGAGCGGGTGCACACCCTGGTCTTCGGCCTGCTGCGGGCGGTGACCGCCGCGGCGCCGGCGCGTCGTTTGCTGCACCGCCGGCTCAGCCCGACCGACCCGGCGCTGGCCAGCACGGTGTTCGGCGTGCGGTTCCCCGCGCCGCTCGGGCTGGCCGCCGGCTTCGACAAGGACGGCATGGGCTTGCACACCTGGGCGGCGCTGGGTTTCGGCTACGCCGAGATCGGCACCGTCACCGCGCACGCCCAGCCGGGCAATCCGTCGCCGCGCCTGTTCCGGCTGGCCGACGACCGGGCGCTGCTCAACCGGATGGGATTCAACAACGACGGCGCCGGCGCGCTGGCGATCCGCTTGGCCCAGCACACTCCCGAAGTGCCGATCGGGGTGAACATCGGCAAGTCCAAGGCCACCTCGGCCACCGAGGCGGTGGCGGACTACCGCTACAGCGCCCGGCTGCTCAGCCCGTTGGCCGCCTATGTGGTGGTCAATGTCAGCTCGCCGAACACACCTGGACTGCGGGATCTGCAGGCCGTGGCAGCGCTGCGCCCCATCCTGGCGGCGGTGCTGACCGAAGCCGCGCGAACGTCGACGCCGGTACTGGTGAAGATCGCACCGGATCTGTCCAACTCCGACATCGACGACATCGCGGACCTGGCCGTGGAACTGGGCCTGGCAGGCATCGTCGCCACCAACACCACGGTGTCACGCCAGGGGTTGCGCACCCCGGGTGCCGAAGAGCTGGGCGCCGGTGGCGTCTCCGGCCCGCCGGTGGCACCCCGCGCGCTGGAAGTGTTGCGCCGGCTCTACGACCGGGTGGGCGATCGGCTGGTGCTGATCAGCGTCGGTGGCATCGGGACCGCCGACGACGCGTGGGAGCGGATCACCGCCGGCGCGTCGCTGTTGCAGGGCTATACCGGCTTCATCTACGGCGGGGGCCGGTGGGCCAAAGAGATCCACGACGGCATCGCCCGCCGGCTGCGCGCCGGCGGGTTCGCCTCGCTGGCTGATGCCGTGGGCTCCGCGGCGCTCCGCTAG
- a CDS encoding DUF5703 family protein, protein MTAPRRSSRSQLPAGWDTDMSDEYEWVPLRLPPEVTRLSASIRLSIEAEYRGWELTRVRLYTDGSRRVLLRRKKSRLDNRRPDQPEL, encoded by the coding sequence TTGACCGCGCCGCGCAGGAGTTCGAGGAGCCAGCTGCCGGCGGGGTGGGACACCGATATGTCCGACGAATACGAGTGGGTGCCGTTGCGGTTGCCGCCGGAAGTGACTCGGCTCAGCGCGTCGATTCGGCTTTCCATCGAAGCGGAGTACCGCGGCTGGGAACTGACCAGGGTGCGCCTGTACACCGACGGAAGTAGGCGAGTTCTGCTGCGCCGCAAGAAGTCTCGGCTCGACAACCGCCGACCGGACCAGCCGGAACTGTAA
- a CDS encoding cytochrome d ubiquinol oxidase subunit II: MSLAAAVAAAMFVGVIAYALLGGADFGSGFYDLTAGGGRRGAEVRTLIDHSIGPVWEANHVWLIYVLVMWWTGFPRSFAAATTTLFTPLMLALAGIVLRGSSFAFRKYAATFSQARLYGAVFAGSSLITPFFLGTVAGAIASGRVPAGGYGDPVGSWVNPTSLVGGGLAVTTCIFLAGVFLTADAVRTDNTELARRLRVRTLVVGAVAGLIVFAGLYPVDHDAPTLSAGLRGRALPLLVVAALAGAATLVLLWRRRFSVTLFGRSVPIARVAAALAVTAVVAGWGVGQYPWLLVDQMRIAEAAGAGATLAALLVVVGLAAVIVVPPLGYLLWFTQTAPQSNAPGAPQVPR; the protein is encoded by the coding sequence ATGAGCTTGGCCGCGGCGGTGGCCGCCGCGATGTTCGTCGGGGTGATCGCGTACGCACTGTTGGGCGGGGCCGACTTCGGGTCCGGTTTCTACGATCTGACCGCCGGTGGCGGCCGCCGCGGCGCGGAAGTGCGCACGCTGATCGACCACAGCATCGGTCCGGTGTGGGAAGCCAACCACGTGTGGCTGATCTACGTGCTGGTGATGTGGTGGACGGGTTTTCCGCGTTCGTTCGCGGCGGCCACCACGACGCTGTTCACCCCGTTGATGCTGGCGCTGGCCGGAATTGTGTTGCGCGGATCCAGCTTTGCGTTCCGCAAGTACGCCGCGACGTTCTCCCAGGCTCGGCTGTACGGCGCGGTCTTCGCCGGGTCGTCGTTGATCACGCCGTTTTTCCTCGGCACGGTCGCCGGGGCCATCGCGTCGGGCCGGGTACCGGCCGGGGGCTACGGCGATCCGGTGGGTTCCTGGGTCAACCCGACATCATTGGTCGGGGGCGGCCTGGCGGTGACGACGTGCATTTTCCTGGCCGGGGTGTTTCTCACCGCCGACGCCGTGCGCACCGACAACACCGAGCTGGCCCGGCGGCTGCGGGTGCGGACACTGGTGGTCGGTGCGGTCGCCGGGTTGATCGTGTTCGCCGGGCTGTATCCGGTGGACCACGACGCGCCCACCCTCAGCGCCGGCCTGCGGGGGCGAGCCCTCCCGCTACTGGTGGTGGCGGCGCTGGCCGGCGCGGCGACCCTGGTGCTGCTGTGGCGACGCCGGTTCTCCGTCACACTGTTCGGCCGCTCGGTGCCGATCGCGCGGGTTGCCGCGGCGCTGGCGGTGACCGCCGTGGTCGCCGGTTGGGGGGTGGGCCAGTACCCGTGGCTGTTGGTCGACCAGATGCGCATCGCCGAGGCCGCCGGCGCGGGCGCCACGCTGGCCGCCCTGTTGGTGGTCGTCGGACTCGCCGCAGTGATCGTGGTGCCGCCGCTGGGCTACCTGCTGTGGTTCACCCAGACCGCACCACAATCGAATGCTCCTGGCGCGCCACAAGTTCCCCGATAA
- a CDS encoding SelB C-terminal domain-containing protein, which yields MFVIATAGHVDHGKSTLVHRLTGMWPDRLAEEQRRGLTIDLGFAWTDLDGRQVAFVDVPGHERFVANMLAGVGAVPAASPVLFVVAATEGWMPQSTEHLAALNALGVSHALLVISKADLADPAVAIEQARHQFAATSLADPPVALGTELDQVRAELGSLLDRLPPPDRAADVRLWVDRSFTVRGAGTVVTGTLTAGTVRVGDELDHAGRRVTVRGLQTLGREVTEVGAVARVAINLRGVDRHDIRRGDAVRTPGAWLDSAEIDVALRKPDNLHRELVLHVGSAAVPVHVRPLGTTGARLRLARPLPLRVGDAGLLRDPGEHRIAAGIEVLDVRPPALRRRGAARARAEELASGSVRPPAYARAAQLRAMGVAPAGQRVGDWVVDPQWWARRRELAVAAVQRWAADHDVAAGMPLETLRQQLGLPAAELVAVLVDGTGLEVSDGVVRPPGAGLPARVDKAVRTVEEWLAEDPFRAPEAAELAELRLGPRELAAAVRAGRLQRIADGIVLGPDAFERARQILAALPQPFTVSDARRALRTTRRVAVPLLEQLDARRITRRASDSSRTVV from the coding sequence ATGTTCGTCATAGCCACCGCCGGGCACGTCGACCACGGCAAATCGACCCTGGTGCACCGGCTTACCGGCATGTGGCCGGACCGGCTGGCCGAAGAGCAGCGCCGCGGCCTGACCATCGACCTGGGCTTCGCGTGGACCGACCTGGACGGGCGGCAGGTGGCGTTCGTCGACGTACCCGGCCACGAACGCTTCGTGGCCAACATGCTCGCCGGAGTGGGTGCGGTGCCCGCGGCCAGCCCGGTGCTGTTCGTCGTGGCGGCCACCGAAGGCTGGATGCCGCAGTCGACCGAGCACCTCGCCGCCCTGAATGCCCTGGGCGTCAGCCACGCGCTGCTGGTGATCAGCAAGGCCGACCTCGCTGACCCGGCGGTGGCCATCGAGCAGGCGCGGCACCAGTTCGCGGCCACGTCGCTGGCCGACCCGCCCGTCGCGCTGGGCACCGAACTGGACCAGGTGCGCGCCGAGCTGGGCAGCTTGCTCGACCGGTTGCCGCCGCCCGACCGGGCCGCCGACGTCCGGTTGTGGGTGGACCGCTCCTTCACCGTGCGCGGCGCCGGGACCGTGGTCACCGGGACCCTCACCGCGGGCACCGTCCGAGTGGGTGACGAGCTCGACCACGCCGGACGCCGGGTCACCGTCCGGGGCCTGCAAACGTTGGGCCGCGAGGTTACCGAGGTGGGGGCGGTGGCGCGCGTCGCGATCAACCTGCGCGGCGTCGACCGCCACGACATTCGCCGTGGTGACGCCGTGCGCACGCCGGGTGCGTGGCTGGACAGCGCCGAGATCGACGTCGCGTTGCGCAAGCCGGACAACCTGCACCGCGAGCTGGTGCTGCACGTCGGGTCGGCGGCGGTGCCGGTACACGTGCGTCCACTGGGGACCACCGGGGCGCGGCTGCGGCTGGCCCGGCCGCTGCCGCTGCGGGTGGGTGATGCCGGATTGCTGCGCGACCCCGGCGAGCACCGCATCGCCGCCGGCATCGAGGTGCTCGACGTGCGGCCACCGGCGCTGCGGCGCCGCGGCGCGGCACGAGCCCGGGCCGAAGAACTGGCCAGCGGCAGCGTCCGGCCACCGGCGTACGCACGAGCCGCCCAGTTACGGGCCATGGGCGTGGCGCCGGCCGGTCAGCGGGTGGGTGACTGGGTGGTGGACCCGCAGTGGTGGGCGCGCCGGCGCGAGCTGGCCGTTGCGGCCGTGCAGCGCTGGGCCGCCGACCACGACGTCGCGGCGGGGATGCCGTTGGAGACCCTGCGCCAGCAGCTGGGGCTGCCGGCCGCCGAACTGGTGGCGGTCCTGGTTGACGGCACCGGCCTGGAGGTGAGCGACGGCGTGGTGCGGCCACCGGGAGCCGGTCTGCCGGCGCGGGTCGATAAGGCGGTGCGCACGGTCGAAGAGTGGCTGGCCGAGGACCCGTTCCGAGCCCCCGAGGCCGCCGAGCTAGCTGAATTGAGGCTGGGTCCGCGGGAGCTGGCAGCGGCAGTGCGCGCCGGCCGGCTGCAACGGATCGCCGACGGCATCGTGTTGGGCCCCGACGCGTTCGAGCGCGCCCGCCAGATCCTGGCGGCGCTGCCCCAACCCTTCACCGTCAGCGACGCCCGCCGCGCGTTGCGCACCACCCGCCGGGTGGCGGTTCCGTTGCTCGAGCAGCTGGACGCGCGACGCATCACTCGCCGAGCAAGCGACAGCAGCCGAACGGTGGTCTGA
- a CDS encoding GntR family transcriptional regulator, whose translation MAAQTTRERGTAKDRALHYVKTQVLTGAFPGGELISEGDVATTLGMSRTPVREAFLRLEAEGLLRLYPQRGALVVPVSPDEVRAVIEARLVLEQFAVFQIARRGPGAGAAAFARLSDALERQRTAAAGADWHEFLDADRAFHGVTLEEAGNAILCDFYSSLRDRQMRMVGESAASDPDRMATIMDEHRDIAEALRDADLERSLTAVRTHLASTSRALGLRMDQLEGP comes from the coding sequence GTGGCCGCACAAACGACGCGGGAGCGGGGCACGGCCAAAGACCGGGCGCTGCACTACGTCAAAACCCAGGTGCTCACCGGGGCGTTCCCTGGCGGGGAGCTGATCAGCGAGGGCGACGTCGCGACCACGCTCGGCATGTCGCGCACCCCGGTCCGCGAGGCGTTCCTACGGCTGGAGGCCGAAGGATTGTTGCGTCTGTACCCGCAACGCGGTGCTCTGGTGGTGCCCGTCTCCCCCGACGAAGTCCGCGCGGTGATCGAGGCCCGGCTGGTGCTGGAACAGTTCGCGGTCTTCCAGATCGCGCGCCGCGGCCCCGGCGCCGGCGCGGCGGCGTTCGCGCGCCTGTCGGATGCGTTGGAACGTCAGCGCACCGCCGCCGCCGGGGCGGACTGGCACGAGTTCCTCGACGCCGATCGGGCGTTCCACGGTGTCACCCTGGAAGAGGCGGGTAACGCCATCCTGTGCGACTTCTACTCCTCGTTGCGCGATCGCCAGATGCGGATGGTCGGCGAATCAGCGGCCAGCGATCCGGACCGGATGGCCACGATCATGGACGAGCACCGCGATATCGCCGAGGCACTGCGCGACGCCGATCTGGAACGTTCGCTCACCGCGGTGCGCACCCACCTGGCAAGCACCTCGCGCGCCCTGGGGCTGCGCATGGACCAGCTCGAAGGACCCTGA